The Haemophilus parainfluenzae genome window below encodes:
- the surE gene encoding 5'/3'-nucleotidase SurE, which yields MRILVSNDDGFHAEGIQVLAKELRKIADVVIVAPDRNRSAASSSLTLVEPLRPRHLDSGDYCVNGTPADCVHLALNGFLSGQVDLVVSGINAGCNMGDDTIYSGTLAAALEGRHLGLPAIAVSLDGRQHYETAAHVVCDLIPKLHPQLLNKREVININVPDLPYEELKGIKVCHLGYRTSAAEVIKQEDPRGENIYWIGPSGLPEYDGEGTDFHAVKNGYVAITPIQADLTAHQSIAALQDWLESE from the coding sequence ATGCGAATTTTAGTCAGCAATGATGATGGTTTTCACGCCGAAGGGATTCAAGTTTTAGCAAAAGAATTACGAAAAATTGCCGATGTGGTGATTGTAGCGCCCGATCGTAATCGCAGCGCAGCATCAAGCTCATTAACGCTTGTTGAGCCACTTCGCCCGCGTCATTTAGACAGTGGTGATTATTGCGTGAATGGTACACCGGCTGATTGTGTGCATTTGGCATTAAACGGTTTTTTATCTGGACAAGTGGATCTTGTTGTATCAGGCATTAATGCGGGTTGTAATATGGGGGATGATACGATTTATTCCGGTACTTTGGCCGCTGCATTGGAAGGTCGTCATTTAGGATTGCCAGCCATTGCTGTCTCTTTAGATGGTCGTCAGCATTATGAAACAGCCGCTCACGTGGTGTGTGATTTGATCCCTAAATTACATCCTCAATTATTGAATAAACGTGAAGTGATTAATATCAATGTACCAGATTTGCCTTATGAAGAACTTAAAGGTATTAAGGTGTGTCATTTAGGCTATCGCACATCTGCGGCTGAAGTGATTAAACAAGAAGATCCTCGTGGCGAAAATATCTATTGGATTGGTCCATCAGGCTTGCCAGAATATGATGGTGAAGGTACAGATTTCCATGCGGTAAAAAATGGGTATGTTGCCATTACGCCAATTCAAGCCGATCTTACTGCTCATCAGTCAATTGCTGCTTTACAAGATTGGCTGGAAAGTGAATAA
- the truD gene encoding tRNA pseudouridine(13) synthase TruD → MVKHLPYFTLKTPPKTTALLKQEFADFIVKEDLGYEMSGEGEFVAVKIRKTDCNTLFVGEKLAKFAGISDRNMGYAGLKDRHGITEQWFCLQMPGKETPDFSQFQLEGVEILEVTRHNRKIRTGSLQGNAFEILLRGAKESDELNERLNFVAKYGFPNYFTEQRFGRDGHNLTQAIRWAKGEIKVKDRKKRSFYLSAARSEIFNLVVAERIEQNVADQVLRDDIVQLNGSHSWFKADENEDLAVLQQRLNEQDILLTAPLIGEENLSASVVENQVVLEHQVFQELMKQERMKAARRPLLMKAKDFHWTFVEEGLKLSFYLPAGSYATALVRELVNMKEEE, encoded by the coding sequence ATGGTCAAACATCTCCCTTATTTCACCTTAAAAACACCGCCAAAAACAACCGCACTTTTAAAGCAAGAATTTGCTGATTTTATTGTGAAAGAAGATCTTGGCTATGAAATGTCTGGCGAAGGCGAATTTGTGGCGGTAAAAATCCGTAAAACAGATTGTAATACGTTGTTTGTGGGTGAAAAACTTGCCAAGTTTGCAGGTATTTCTGATCGAAATATGGGTTATGCTGGTTTGAAAGATCGTCATGGCATTACAGAACAATGGTTTTGTTTGCAAATGCCAGGGAAAGAAACGCCTGATTTTAGTCAATTTCAATTGGAAGGTGTCGAGATTTTAGAAGTGACTCGCCACAATCGTAAAATCCGCACGGGTAGTCTTCAAGGAAATGCTTTCGAGATTTTATTGCGCGGAGCAAAAGAAAGTGATGAGTTAAATGAACGTTTAAATTTTGTGGCGAAATATGGTTTCCCTAACTATTTCACCGAACAGCGTTTTGGGCGTGATGGTCATAATCTGACTCAAGCGATTCGTTGGGCGAAAGGGGAGATTAAGGTTAAAGATCGTAAAAAACGCAGTTTTTACCTTTCGGCGGCTCGTAGCGAAATTTTTAATTTAGTTGTAGCAGAACGAATTGAACAAAATGTGGCAGATCAGGTTCTAAGAGACGATATTGTGCAATTAAACGGATCGCACAGTTGGTTTAAGGCCGATGAAAATGAAGATTTAGCGGTTTTACAGCAACGTTTAAACGAGCAAGATATTTTGCTGACCGCGCCTTTAATTGGAGAAGAAAATTTATCCGCAAGTGTGGTTGAAAATCAAGTGGTTTTAGAACATCAAGTTTTCCAAGAATTAATGAAACAAGAAAGAATGAAAGCCGCTCGACGCCCTTTATTGATGAAAGCAAAAGATTTCCATTGGACGTTTGTTGAAGAAGGATTGAAACTCTCGTTTTATTTGCCGGCAGGGAGTTATGCTACTGCATTGGTGCGAGAGTTAGTGAATATGAAGGAAGAAGAATAA
- the rraB gene encoding ribonuclease E inhibitor RraB, with product MTNFNELQEETREIITDLLNDGSDPDALYIIEHHIAHYDFDTLEKIAVDAFKAGYEVSEAEEFEDENGKVIFCFDIISEVELKPEIIDAQQKEILPLVEKYKGIYDGWGTYFEDPNAEDDEYGDDGEFFDDEDVEDDNERLH from the coding sequence ATGACGAACTTTAACGAACTTCAAGAAGAAACCCGTGAAATCATTACGGACTTATTAAATGATGGCAGCGATCCGGATGCCCTTTATATTATCGAACATCACATCGCTCATTATGATTTTGATACCTTAGAAAAAATTGCCGTGGATGCTTTCAAAGCGGGCTATGAAGTGTCAGAAGCAGAAGAATTCGAAGATGAAAATGGCAAGGTCATTTTCTGTTTTGACATCATCAGTGAAGTAGAATTAAAGCCCGAAATTATCGATGCACAACAAAAAGAAATTTTACCATTAGTGGAAAAATACAAAGGCATTTATGATGGCTGGGGCACGTATTTTGAAGATCCAAATGCCGAGGACGATGAATACGGCGATGACGGCGAATTTTTTGACGATGAAGATGTCGAAGACGACAACGAACGTTTACATTAA
- a CDS encoding SIMPL domain-containing protein (The SIMPL domain is named for its presence in mouse protein SIMPL (signalling molecule that associates with mouse pelle-like kinase). Bacterial member BP26, from Brucella, was shown to assemble into a channel-like structure, while YggE from E. coli has been associated with resistance to oxidative stress.), with translation MKLKALSLALFALPITSFAIEPVSHQPTDVSFSVEAEKEVERDLLQVSLFYQAEGNDLSALNKTMAEKMNKAIELAKAQSAVEIKDNSRNTWIRYDNKGKQQGWIARAELTLESKDSQALSTLVHELDGVLAIDRVSASVSREKLNSLEKELTKEALAKVKDKALLIQESLQMKGYHTQSLEVSSANDSANDFRPYAAGAIMAKSFSYSDEKDETYTQSGKEKIKVSVNARIALLKE, from the coding sequence ATGAAACTCAAAGCGCTTTCTTTAGCATTATTTGCCTTACCTATCACTTCTTTTGCAATAGAACCCGTATCTCATCAGCCAACGGATGTCAGCTTTAGTGTTGAAGCAGAAAAAGAAGTAGAACGTGATTTATTACAAGTCTCCCTTTTTTACCAAGCGGAAGGCAATGATTTATCCGCACTCAATAAAACCATGGCAGAAAAAATGAATAAAGCCATTGAGTTAGCAAAAGCACAAAGTGCGGTTGAAATTAAGGACAATTCTCGTAATACCTGGATTCGCTATGATAATAAAGGCAAACAACAAGGCTGGATTGCGCGTGCAGAATTAACCTTAGAAAGTAAAGATTCTCAAGCATTATCAACCTTAGTGCATGAATTAGATGGCGTATTAGCCATTGATCGCGTAAGCGCGTCTGTTTCACGTGAGAAATTAAATAGCTTAGAAAAAGAATTAACCAAAGAAGCTTTAGCGAAAGTTAAAGATAAAGCCCTATTAATTCAAGAATCTTTGCAGATGAAAGGTTATCACACACAAAGCCTTGAGGTGTCTTCTGCCAATGATTCAGCGAATGATTTCCGCCCTTATGCTGCAGGGGCAATAATGGCAAAAAGTTTCTCTTACTCGGATGAAAAAGATGAAACTTACACTCAAAGTGGCAAAGAGAAAATTAAAGTCAGTGTGAATGCGCGAATTGCATTGCTTAAAGAATAA
- the slyD gene encoding peptidylprolyl isomerase gives MKVAKNTVVSIAYQVRTQDGVLVDEAPTNQPLEYLQGHNNLIIGLENALEGKEVGDKFEVRVQPEEGYGEYNENMVQRVPKEVFQGVDEVVVGMRFLADTDIGPVPVVITEVDGDEVVVDGNHMLAGQELHFTVEVVGTREATLEEIAHGHVHGAHDHHHHHDDEDGHSCGCGGHGHHHHHHDHDHEHGGCCGSGHKHDHDHGHGHGGCGCGGH, from the coding sequence ATGAAAGTAGCAAAAAATACGGTTGTGAGTATCGCTTACCAAGTACGTACTCAAGACGGTGTATTAGTTGATGAAGCACCAACAAATCAACCATTAGAATATTTACAAGGCCACAATAACTTAATCATTGGTCTTGAAAATGCCTTAGAAGGTAAAGAAGTTGGCGACAAATTTGAAGTACGTGTTCAACCTGAAGAAGGCTACGGCGAATACAATGAAAACATGGTTCAACGTGTACCAAAAGAGGTATTCCAAGGCGTTGATGAAGTGGTTGTTGGTATGCGTTTCTTAGCAGATACAGACATCGGCCCAGTTCCTGTTGTGATCACTGAAGTGGATGGCGATGAAGTAGTGGTTGATGGTAACCATATGTTAGCGGGTCAAGAATTACACTTCACTGTTGAAGTTGTTGGCACTCGTGAAGCAACATTAGAAGAAATTGCTCACGGTCACGTACATGGTGCACACGATCATCACCACCATCACGATGACGAAGATGGTCACAGTTGTGGTTGCGGCGGTCACGGTCACCATCACCATCACCATGATCACGATCATGAACACGGCGGTTGCTGTGGCAGTGGTCATAAACACGATCATGATCACGGACACGGTCATGGCGGCTGTGGTTGCGGCGGTCACTAA
- the hslV gene encoding ATP-dependent protease subunit HslV, which yields MTTIVSVRRNGQVVVGGDGQVSLGNTVMKGNARKVRRLYNGKVLAGFAGGTADAFTLFELFERKLEMHQGNLLKAAVELAKDWRTDRALRKLEAMLIVADEKESLIITGIGDVVQPEADQILAIGSGGNYALSAARALVENTDLSAREIVEKSLKIAGDICVFTNTNFTIEELPNK from the coding sequence ATGACAACAATTGTAAGCGTACGTCGTAATGGCCAAGTAGTTGTTGGGGGCGATGGACAGGTTTCACTAGGCAATACAGTGATGAAGGGGAATGCCCGCAAAGTACGCCGTTTATATAATGGCAAAGTTCTAGCCGGTTTCGCAGGCGGCACAGCTGATGCGTTCACTTTATTTGAATTATTTGAGCGTAAATTAGAAATGCATCAAGGGAATTTGTTAAAAGCCGCGGTGGAATTAGCCAAAGATTGGCGAACCGATCGTGCGTTACGCAAGTTAGAAGCGATGCTGATTGTGGCGGATGAAAAAGAAAGTTTAATCATTACCGGTATTGGTGATGTGGTGCAACCGGAAGCCGATCAGATTTTAGCGATTGGTTCAGGCGGTAATTATGCGTTGTCGGCCGCTCGTGCATTGGTGGAAAATACCGATTTATCAGCACGTGAAATTGTTGAGAAGTCTTTAAAAATTGCTGGTGATATTTGCGTGTTTACCAATACGAATTTCACTATCGAAGAATTACCGAATAAATAA
- the aphA gene encoding acid phosphatase AphA: protein MKNLLKLSAIAILAASAVSTFASNKEPYTEQGTNAREMTEQKPIHWISVEQLKKELEGKAPINVSFDIDDTVLFSSPCFYHGQEKYSPGKNDYLKNQDFWNEVNAGCDQYSIPKQIAVDLINMHQARGDQIYFITGRTAGDKDGVTPVLQKAFNIKDMHPVEFMGGRKLPTKYNKTPGIIEHKVSIHYGDSDDDILAAKEAGIRGIRLMRAANSTYQPMPTLGGYGEEVLINSNY from the coding sequence ATGAAAAATTTACTTAAACTTTCTGCCATTGCAATTTTAGCGGCAAGCGCAGTCTCTACTTTTGCATCAAACAAAGAACCTTACACTGAACAAGGTACGAATGCTCGTGAAATGACAGAGCAAAAACCGATTCACTGGATCTCTGTTGAGCAGTTGAAAAAAGAATTGGAAGGTAAAGCCCCCATTAATGTGAGCTTCGACATTGACGATACTGTACTTTTCAGTAGCCCTTGTTTCTATCACGGCCAAGAAAAATACTCTCCAGGTAAAAATGATTACTTAAAAAATCAAGATTTCTGGAATGAAGTGAATGCAGGTTGTGACCAATATTCCATTCCAAAACAAATTGCGGTGGATTTAATTAACATGCACCAAGCACGTGGTGACCAAATTTATTTTATTACCGGTCGTACAGCGGGCGATAAAGATGGTGTGACACCAGTGCTACAAAAAGCCTTTAATATTAAAGACATGCACCCTGTAGAATTCATGGGCGGTCGCAAACTTCCAACTAAATATAACAAAACACCAGGTATTATTGAGCACAAAGTGAGTATTCACTATGGTGACAGCGATGACGATATCCTCGCAGCAAAAGAAGCGGGTATTCGTGGTATTCGTTTAATGCGTGCTGCTAACTCCACTTATCAACCAATGCCAACCCTTGGTGGCTACGGTGAAGAAGTATTGATTAACTCAAACTACTAA